Proteins encoded together in one Streptomyces sp. TLI_171 window:
- a CDS encoding carbohydrate ABC transporter permease, with protein MRAGRRLAPYAFALPALALFAAFKLYPILRSFVLSLHRSVDGADTFVGADNYVRLLHDPLFWTALKNTGVVLVIQVPVMLALATGLAVALNSRLLRARAVFRLGFFLPMVTGLVAYGVVFAVLLNEKYGLVNWLLQGIGSDAVPWLTDPLWAKISLALALTWHYTGYNAVILLARLQSVPAELYDAAAVDGAGPWRAFRHVTLPGLRPALLLTVVLSTIGTLQIFDEPWILTRGGPDNATLTIGVYLYQNAFSYFDFGYASAIAYALAVLIGLLGLVQFKVLGDTS; from the coding sequence ATGAGAGCCGGTCGCCGCCTGGCGCCCTACGCCTTCGCGCTGCCGGCGCTCGCCCTGTTCGCCGCGTTCAAGCTCTACCCGATCCTCCGCTCCTTCGTGCTGAGCCTGCACCGGAGCGTGGACGGCGCGGACACCTTCGTCGGCGCGGACAACTACGTCCGGCTGCTGCACGACCCGCTGTTCTGGACGGCGCTGAAGAACACCGGCGTCGTCCTGGTCATCCAGGTCCCGGTCATGCTGGCGCTGGCCACCGGCCTGGCCGTGGCCCTCAACTCCCGGCTGCTGCGCGCCCGGGCGGTGTTCCGGCTCGGCTTCTTCCTGCCGATGGTCACCGGCCTGGTCGCCTACGGCGTGGTCTTCGCCGTGCTGCTCAACGAGAAGTACGGACTGGTCAACTGGCTGCTGCAGGGCATCGGCTCGGACGCCGTCCCGTGGCTGACCGACCCGCTGTGGGCGAAGATCTCCCTGGCCCTCGCCCTGACCTGGCACTACACCGGCTACAACGCGGTCATCCTGCTGGCCCGGCTGCAGTCGGTCCCGGCCGAGCTGTACGACGCCGCCGCCGTGGACGGCGCCGGGCCCTGGCGCGCCTTCCGGCACGTCACCCTGCCCGGGCTGCGGCCCGCGCTGCTGCTGACCGTGGTGCTCTCCACCATCGGCACCCTGCAGATCTTCGACGAGCCGTGGATCCTCACCCGCGGCGGGCCCGACAACGCCACCCTGACCATCGGCGTCTACCTCTACCAGAACGCCTTCAGCTACTTCGACTTCGGCTACGCCTCCGCCATCGCCTACGCGCTGGCCGTCCTGATCGGCCTGCTCGGCCTGGTCCAGTTCAAGGTGCTGGGAGACACGTCATGA
- a CDS encoding ABC transporter substrate-binding protein — translation MTLTRRDVLRTTGALAAGSGLTGLAACSGSGAGSGDNGSAGSPDRGEISVWSWAGPAAELRALLPAFNAQYPDIKVTVEDIGNPAIWDKITTGLAAGGAGLADVLHIGVDYLPGYVEKFPGGLADLSQLGADQYKDAFAQGLWATVSPTGKRVNALPWEANSAGFYYRADIFERAGVDVKSLDTWDDAIEAGKVVKAKTGTYLLGIDKPASVPDAANFFQLLLQLQGAFYFNLDGAITLDSAEAVKAMTIIKQLNDAGLVADASGGWNALISSIKAGTSAVLPYPTWFGGIIEETVPGEKGKWGVRLPPAVRRGGSTAATVNSTHLAIAGSSKHRAAAWKFVEFALTRPASQVKIYQEKGIAPALMKAYDDPVFHTPSEFFGGQQKAEVFLAALKAPSPAYNYSADYARALKVVTDAQTKVLLKGADPAEVLKQAADQLARQTGRKVVR, via the coding sequence ATGACCCTCACCCGTCGCGACGTCCTGAGAACCACCGGCGCCCTCGCCGCCGGCAGCGGCCTGACCGGCCTGGCGGCCTGCAGCGGCAGCGGCGCCGGAAGCGGCGACAACGGCTCCGCCGGCTCCCCCGACCGGGGCGAGATCTCGGTGTGGAGCTGGGCCGGCCCGGCGGCCGAGCTGCGCGCGCTGCTTCCCGCGTTCAACGCCCAGTACCCGGACATCAAGGTCACCGTCGAGGACATCGGCAACCCCGCCATCTGGGACAAGATCACCACCGGCCTGGCGGCCGGCGGCGCGGGCCTGGCCGACGTGCTGCACATCGGCGTCGACTACCTGCCCGGCTACGTGGAGAAGTTCCCGGGCGGCCTGGCCGACCTGTCCCAGCTCGGCGCCGACCAGTACAAGGACGCCTTCGCCCAGGGCCTCTGGGCGACCGTCTCGCCGACCGGGAAGCGGGTCAACGCCCTTCCGTGGGAGGCCAATTCGGCCGGCTTCTACTACCGCGCGGACATCTTCGAACGGGCCGGCGTCGACGTGAAGTCACTGGACACCTGGGACGACGCGATCGAGGCCGGAAAGGTCGTCAAGGCGAAGACCGGCACGTACCTGCTGGGCATCGACAAGCCCGCCTCCGTCCCGGACGCCGCCAACTTCTTCCAGTTGCTGCTGCAGCTCCAGGGCGCGTTCTACTTCAACCTCGACGGTGCGATCACGCTCGACTCGGCCGAGGCCGTCAAGGCGATGACGATCATCAAGCAGCTGAACGACGCCGGCCTGGTCGCCGACGCCTCCGGCGGCTGGAACGCCCTGATCAGCTCCATCAAGGCCGGCACCTCGGCGGTCCTCCCGTACCCGACCTGGTTCGGCGGCATCATCGAGGAGACCGTCCCCGGGGAGAAGGGCAAGTGGGGCGTGCGGCTGCCCCCGGCCGTCCGGCGCGGCGGCTCCACCGCCGCCACCGTCAACTCCACCCACCTGGCGATCGCCGGCAGCAGCAAGCACCGGGCCGCCGCCTGGAAGTTCGTCGAGTTCGCGCTCACCCGGCCCGCCTCGCAGGTGAAGATCTACCAGGAGAAGGGCATCGCGCCCGCCCTGATGAAGGCCTACGACGACCCGGTCTTCCACACGCCCTCGGAGTTCTTCGGCGGCCAGCAGAAGGCCGAGGTGTTCCTGGCGGCGCTCAAGGCCCCGTCGCCCGCCTACAACTACAGCGCCGACTACGCCCGCGCGCTCAAGGTGGTCACCGACGCGCAGACCAAGGTGCTGCTCAAGGGCGCGGACCCGGCCGAGGTGCTGAAGCAGGCCGCCGACCAGCTCGCCCGGCAGACGGGCCGCAAGGTCGTCCGATGA
- a CDS encoding glycoside hydrolase family 36 protein, giving the protein MTTQAPEAVTTAELGRARYAPLLDTVEAAVLADGADTPWHTTEDDPGLTVLQVHAPGAAVEIRLALPLGDTAGYWHPGADWRRTPVADWEGRARVGLVKGLAAGCLYDSTGATLLAFAAADPVPEAALRYGVSEETDRYVVHLHLAPSERPHRVLFAPRAPGVAAALRPLRAWYRARTAAMPVPEAARLPLWCTWYAYNQQVTAAEVERQTRLAAELGFGAAILDDGWQRHAHGRGYAGVGDWLPDRDKFPDLTAHVAAVRGTGLRYLAWIAPLLLGPQADCHAAWAPYATRPAGVPGAHVLDPRRPEVRAHVVDTCVRLVREHGFDGLKLDFLDEAMVYAEDGGAELGPALVRLLTELRTALEAVRPELLLELRQPYVGPAMAEFGNLLRSFDCPADTTANRVRTLDTALLAAGGAVHSDPLLWAADAPVETAARNLISTLHAVPQVSVRLDALPAEHLDALRFWLAQWRALRPQLLDGVVEPGRPDELYPLVESVADGVRVVDVHGELAVPYTPGEFTETVLVNGSAADRVVMDVRGGPAPTEMAVHAPDGRMIDRIRTVLTPGLHSVPVPRTGLARIRGGEQAARRIVR; this is encoded by the coding sequence GTGACCACCCAGGCCCCCGAGGCCGTGACCACCGCCGAACTCGGCCGGGCCCGCTACGCGCCGCTGCTCGACACCGTCGAGGCCGCCGTCCTCGCCGACGGCGCCGACACCCCCTGGCACACCACCGAGGACGACCCCGGCCTGACGGTCCTCCAGGTGCACGCCCCCGGGGCGGCGGTGGAGATCCGCCTCGCCCTCCCGCTCGGCGACACCGCCGGCTACTGGCACCCCGGCGCGGACTGGCGCCGCACCCCCGTCGCCGACTGGGAGGGCCGGGCCCGGGTCGGTCTGGTCAAGGGCCTGGCCGCCGGCTGCCTCTACGACTCCACCGGCGCCACCCTGCTCGCCTTCGCCGCCGCCGACCCCGTCCCCGAGGCGGCCCTGCGCTACGGCGTCTCCGAGGAGACCGACCGGTACGTCGTCCACCTCCACCTGGCGCCCTCCGAGCGGCCGCACCGCGTCCTGTTCGCCCCGCGCGCGCCCGGCGTCGCCGCCGCGCTGCGCCCGCTGCGCGCCTGGTACCGGGCCCGCACCGCGGCGATGCCCGTCCCCGAGGCCGCCCGGCTGCCGCTCTGGTGCACCTGGTACGCCTACAACCAGCAGGTCACCGCCGCCGAGGTGGAGCGGCAGACCCGGCTCGCCGCCGAACTGGGCTTCGGCGCCGCGATCCTGGACGACGGCTGGCAGCGCCACGCCCACGGCCGCGGCTACGCGGGCGTCGGCGACTGGCTCCCCGACCGGGACAAGTTCCCCGACCTCACCGCGCACGTCGCGGCCGTCCGCGGCACCGGCCTGCGCTACCTCGCCTGGATCGCCCCGCTGCTGCTCGGCCCGCAGGCCGACTGCCACGCCGCATGGGCCCCGTACGCCACCCGCCCCGCCGGCGTCCCCGGCGCGCACGTCCTCGACCCGCGCCGGCCCGAGGTCCGCGCCCACGTCGTCGACACCTGCGTCCGCCTGGTCCGCGAGCACGGCTTCGACGGCCTGAAGCTCGACTTCCTCGACGAGGCGATGGTGTACGCCGAGGACGGCGGCGCCGAACTCGGCCCCGCCCTGGTCCGGTTGCTCACCGAGCTGCGCACCGCGCTGGAGGCCGTCCGGCCCGAGCTGCTGCTCGAACTGCGGCAGCCCTACGTCGGCCCCGCCATGGCCGAGTTCGGCAACCTGCTGCGCTCCTTCGACTGCCCCGCCGACACCACCGCCAACCGGGTCCGCACCCTGGACACCGCGCTGCTCGCCGCCGGCGGCGCCGTGCACAGCGACCCGCTGCTCTGGGCCGCGGACGCGCCCGTGGAGACCGCCGCGCGCAACCTGATCAGCACCCTGCACGCCGTCCCGCAGGTCTCCGTCCGCCTGGACGCGCTGCCCGCCGAGCACCTCGACGCGCTGCGCTTCTGGCTCGCCCAGTGGCGCGCGCTGCGACCCCAACTGCTGGACGGCGTCGTCGAACCGGGCCGCCCCGACGAGCTGTACCCGCTGGTGGAGTCGGTCGCCGACGGGGTGCGGGTGGTGGACGTGCACGGCGAGCTGGCCGTGCCGTACACCCCCGGGGAGTTCACCGAGACGGTGCTGGTCAACGGGAGTGCCGCGGACCGGGTGGTGATGGACGTCCGGGGCGGACCGGCCCCGACGGAGATGGCGGTGCACGCCCCCGACGGCCGTATGATCGACCGAATCCGGACCGTGCTGACGCCGGGCCTGCACAGCGTGCCGGTGCCCCGCACGGGGCTGGCCCGGATCCGGGGCGGCGAGCAGGCGGCCCGGCGGATCGTCCGGTGA
- a CDS encoding ATP-binding cassette domain-containing protein, whose amino-acid sequence MIGRGPGPALLRAALRGSGRPLAALGGWTVLSAAPAAVSGKALALAVDRGFLAHRAPAAWLWLGVFAAGAVLSAWATRRAYRPLARIVEPARDRLVTAAAAGLLRGGPGPRGRGDGAAVAVAQVTRQVEAVRDSLAGQLLLVSHVALTVLAVVAGTAALAPAAVVPVLGPLLVAVAAFGALTPRTAAAQRALFATEEAVAASALRATGALRDLVACGAQQRAAAEVLADVAANEAAGRALARLAVLRHLLVALGVHGPLAALVLSAPVLLRHGTTTGELLGALAYLLGTLEPALRLLVQGVGPSWLRMSVAAERLAATAERDAPPSVPRPGARSRASGAALELRGVGFRYGRSPAPVLRDLDLVVADGETLAVVGPSGVGKSTFADIAAGLLAPDRGRVLIAGAPADRLPAAELARLRVLLPQDPYVFAGTLGENLRWPAAHRSAREVEAALRALGSQALTDRHGGLAAAVSAAVLSPGEQQLVALVRAYLSPARLVILDEATAHLDAAAELRVLEAFRRRPGAVVAVTHRAALAARADRVLELGDGGWRLAGPPAPPARAVGGAGPGGSQR is encoded by the coding sequence GTGATCGGGCGCGGGCCGGGCCCGGCCCTGCTGCGCGCCGCGCTGCGCGGCAGCGGCCGTCCGCTGGCCGCGCTCGGCGGGTGGACGGTGCTGTCGGCGGCGCCCGCCGCGGTCTCCGGCAAGGCCCTCGCGCTGGCCGTCGACCGCGGATTCCTGGCCCACCGGGCGCCCGCGGCGTGGCTGTGGCTCGGCGTGTTCGCGGCCGGCGCCGTCCTGTCGGCGTGGGCGACCCGTCGCGCGTACCGGCCGCTGGCCCGGATCGTCGAGCCGGCCCGGGACCGGCTGGTCACGGCGGCGGCGGCCGGGCTGCTGCGCGGCGGGCCGGGGCCGCGCGGCCGGGGCGACGGCGCGGCGGTCGCGGTGGCGCAGGTGACCCGGCAGGTGGAGGCGGTGCGCGACAGCCTGGCCGGCCAGCTGCTGCTGGTGTCGCACGTCGCGCTGACCGTGCTGGCCGTGGTGGCCGGCACGGCCGCGCTGGCCCCGGCCGCCGTCGTCCCGGTGCTGGGTCCGCTGCTGGTCGCGGTCGCGGCGTTCGGTGCGCTCACGCCGCGGACGGCCGCCGCCCAGCGGGCGCTGTTCGCGACCGAGGAGGCGGTGGCGGCGTCGGCGCTGCGCGCCACCGGGGCGTTGCGCGACCTGGTCGCGTGCGGCGCGCAGCAGCGCGCGGCGGCGGAGGTGCTGGCCGACGTGGCCGCGAACGAGGCGGCCGGGCGGGCGCTGGCCCGGCTGGCGGTGCTGCGGCACCTGCTGGTGGCGCTGGGGGTGCACGGCCCGCTCGCGGCGCTGGTGCTGTCCGCCCCGGTGCTGCTGCGGCACGGGACCACCACCGGGGAACTGCTCGGCGCGCTCGCCTACCTGCTGGGCACCCTGGAGCCGGCGCTCCGGCTGCTGGTGCAGGGCGTCGGCCCGTCCTGGCTGCGGATGTCGGTGGCGGCGGAGCGGCTGGCCGCGACCGCGGAGCGGGACGCCCCGCCGTCGGTGCCCCGGCCGGGGGCGCGGTCGCGGGCGTCGGGGGCCGCGCTGGAGCTGCGCGGGGTGGGCTTCCGGTACGGCCGTTCGCCGGCGCCGGTGCTGCGGGACCTGGACCTGGTGGTCGCCGACGGGGAGACGCTCGCCGTCGTGGGTCCCTCGGGCGTGGGGAAGTCGACGTTCGCCGACATCGCGGCGGGTCTGCTCGCGCCGGACCGCGGACGGGTGCTGATCGCCGGCGCGCCGGCCGACCGGCTGCCGGCCGCCGAGCTGGCCCGGCTGCGGGTCCTGCTGCCGCAGGACCCGTACGTGTTCGCCGGCACGCTGGGCGAGAACCTGCGGTGGCCCGCCGCGCACCGGTCGGCGCGGGAGGTGGAGGCCGCGCTGCGGGCGCTCGGCTCGCAGGCCCTGACGGACCGTCACGGGGGTCTGGCCGCCGCGGTGTCCGCCGCGGTGCTCTCCCCGGGCGAGCAGCAGCTGGTGGCGCTGGTGCGCGCCTACCTGAGTCCGGCGCGGCTGGTGATCCTGGACGAGGCCACCGCGCACCTGGACGCCGCCGCGGAGCTGCGGGTGCTGGAGGCGTTCCGCCGCCGTCCCGGGGCGGTGGTTGCGGTCACCCACCGGGCCGCGCTGGCCGCGCGCGCCGACCGGGTGCTGGAGCTCGGGGACGGCGGCTGGCGGCTGGCGGGGCCCCCGGCGCCGCCGGCCCGCGCGGTCGGCGGCGCGGGCCCCGGCGGGTCGCAGCGGTGA
- a CDS encoding LacI family DNA-binding transcriptional regulator, with the protein MKIGIVEIAAHAGVSEATVSRVINRRQGVAKKTRDAVERAMADLGYERAVEGQLVAVITEHVSNPFFADVAERIESALAPHGLKTVLCPSFAGGVQEREYISAIIDKGIAAVVFLSASNTVEGVDTEIYELLRSRRIPYVGVNGEFADGVPVPVFSTDDRLAAELAVDHLHRLGHRAIGMVSGPAGNRPADRRVQGFLDSTARRGAADPGHLVVRQSYTVEGGQAAAGVLLDRGATAIVAASDFLALGVVRGARRLGRSVPGDVSVVGYDGSMITEFTDPPLTTVRQPADRLALEVGRSVLALVAGRDTPTGELLFDPELVIRSTTGPAPTA; encoded by the coding sequence ATGAAGATCGGCATCGTCGAGATCGCCGCGCACGCGGGCGTGAGCGAGGCGACCGTCAGCCGGGTGATCAACCGTCGGCAGGGCGTGGCGAAGAAGACCCGGGACGCGGTCGAGCGCGCCATGGCCGACCTCGGCTACGAGCGGGCCGTGGAGGGCCAGTTGGTGGCCGTGATCACCGAGCACGTCTCCAACCCGTTCTTCGCCGACGTCGCGGAGCGGATCGAGTCGGCGCTCGCCCCGCACGGCCTGAAGACCGTGCTGTGCCCGTCCTTCGCGGGCGGCGTGCAGGAGCGCGAGTACATCTCGGCGATCATCGACAAGGGCATCGCCGCGGTGGTGTTCCTGTCCGCCTCCAACACCGTCGAGGGCGTGGACACCGAGATCTACGAACTGCTGCGCTCGCGCCGCATCCCGTACGTCGGCGTCAACGGCGAGTTCGCGGACGGCGTGCCCGTCCCGGTGTTCTCCACCGACGACCGGCTGGCCGCCGAACTCGCCGTCGACCACCTGCACCGGCTCGGCCACCGCGCCATCGGCATGGTCTCCGGCCCGGCCGGCAACCGGCCCGCCGACCGGCGGGTGCAGGGCTTCCTGGACTCCACCGCCCGGCGCGGCGCCGCCGACCCCGGGCACCTGGTGGTCCGTCAGTCCTACACCGTGGAGGGCGGCCAGGCCGCGGCCGGCGTGCTGCTCGACCGCGGCGCGACCGCGATCGTGGCGGCCAGCGACTTCCTGGCGCTCGGCGTGGTCCGCGGGGCGCGCCGGCTGGGCCGCTCGGTGCCCGGCGACGTCTCGGTGGTCGGCTACGACGGCTCGATGATCACCGAGTTCACCGATCCGCCGCTGACCACCGTCCGCCAGCCCGCCGACCGGCTGGCCCTGGAGGTCGGCCGCAGCGTGCTGGCGCTGGTCGCCGGCCGGGACACCCCGACCGGCGAGCTGCTGTTCGACCCCGAGCTGGTGATCCGCTCCACCACCGGCCCGGCGCCGACCGCCTGA
- a CDS encoding ABC transporter ATP-binding protein, with product MPADRPAAGPVTTAALRPVLALGRRWTAALACAAALSTGCALLLPTVLARAVDRATAGAGPRTALPLVALVLLFAAAEAASQYAAPRGAAAVTAGLRRAVVRRAVADPPGAPGLPERGDLAARLTGSAPQAALAGAAVVHTAGQLVTAAGAVVGLFLLAPRPACAFLLAAPAGWLLIRRQVMRTAGHGEAYQAAQAAIATALVEALRGSRSIAAAGAVRAELARVLEPLPEVSRHGHGLWRSQRATAWRVGLLVPVTQVAVLLAAGADLAAARLSPGGLAAVTAYATLGLGGFGAAQSLLDLARARAGAARVAGAAAPAPPGLARVPLPAGGGRLEFRAVRSPAGGRPRLAGVDLVVPAGRWTAVVGADDASTSALATLAAGLARPAAGEVRLDGVDLAAVRPEELRAAVAVAFTDPVLFGATVADALTLGQDTVPEAGYTAAARAAGADLFVRRLPAGYRTAVADAPMSGGERQRLGLARALCRDFRLLVLDDATSALDRAAEESLADALREATAGRTVLCATRSPVLAGRADAVAWLVDGRVRAVAPHAVLCREPGYRALFATAPAVRGAQ from the coding sequence GTGCCCGCCGACCGTCCCGCTGCCGGCCCCGTGACCACCGCCGCGCTGCGACCCGTCCTCGCCCTGGGCCGGCGCTGGACCGCCGCGCTCGCCTGCGCCGCCGCGCTCAGCACCGGCTGCGCGCTGCTGCTGCCGACCGTCCTCGCCCGCGCCGTCGACCGGGCCACCGCCGGGGCGGGGCCCCGCACCGCGCTGCCCCTGGTGGCGCTGGTCCTGCTGTTCGCGGCCGCCGAGGCGGCGAGCCAGTACGCCGCGCCGCGCGGCGCGGCCGCCGTGACGGCCGGGCTGCGCCGGGCCGTGGTCCGGCGGGCCGTCGCGGATCCGCCCGGCGCCCCCGGCCTGCCGGAGCGGGGCGACCTGGCGGCCCGGCTGACCGGCAGCGCCCCGCAGGCCGCCCTGGCCGGCGCCGCCGTCGTCCACACGGCGGGCCAGCTGGTGACGGCCGCGGGCGCGGTCGTCGGCCTCTTCCTGCTGGCGCCGCGGCCCGCGTGCGCCTTCCTGCTGGCCGCGCCCGCCGGCTGGCTGCTGATCCGGCGTCAGGTCATGCGGACCGCCGGGCACGGCGAGGCCTACCAGGCGGCCCAGGCCGCGATCGCCACCGCCCTGGTGGAGGCCCTGCGGGGCAGCCGCAGCATTGCCGCCGCCGGGGCGGTCCGGGCCGAACTGGCCCGGGTCCTCGAACCGCTGCCCGAGGTGTCCCGGCACGGGCACGGCCTGTGGCGCAGCCAGCGGGCGACCGCCTGGCGGGTCGGCCTGCTGGTGCCCGTGACGCAGGTGGCGGTGCTGCTGGCGGCGGGCGCCGACCTCGCGGCGGCCCGGCTGAGCCCGGGCGGGCTGGCCGCGGTCACGGCGTACGCCACGCTCGGCCTGGGCGGCTTCGGCGCCGCCCAGAGCCTGCTGGACCTGGCCCGGGCGCGGGCGGGCGCGGCGCGGGTCGCGGGGGCCGCCGCGCCCGCGCCGCCCGGCCTCGCGCGGGTGCCGCTGCCGGCCGGCGGCGGCCGGCTGGAGTTCCGCGCCGTCCGCTCCCCGGCCGGCGGGCGGCCGCGGCTGGCGGGCGTCGACCTGGTGGTGCCGGCGGGCCGCTGGACCGCGGTGGTCGGCGCCGACGACGCCTCGACCTCCGCCCTGGCGACGCTGGCCGCCGGGCTGGCCCGCCCCGCGGCCGGCGAGGTCCGGCTCGACGGCGTCGACCTGGCCGCCGTCCGCCCGGAGGAGCTGCGTGCGGCGGTCGCGGTGGCGTTCACCGACCCGGTGCTGTTCGGCGCCACCGTCGCGGACGCGCTGACGCTGGGTCAGGACACGGTGCCGGAGGCCGGGTACACGGCTGCGGCCCGGGCCGCCGGCGCCGACCTGTTCGTGCGCCGCCTGCCGGCCGGGTACCGGACCGCGGTGGCGGACGCCCCGATGTCCGGGGGCGAGCGCCAACGGCTGGGCCTGGCCCGGGCGCTGTGCCGGGACTTCCGGCTGCTGGTGCTGGACGACGCCACCTCCGCCCTCGACCGGGCCGCCGAGGAGTCGCTGGCCGACGCGCTGCGGGAGGCCACGGCCGGCCGCACCGTGCTGTGCGCGACCCGGAGCCCGGTGCTGGCGGGCCGGGCCGACGCGGTGGCCTGGCTGGTCGACGGTCGGGTCCGTGCGGTGGCGCCGCACGCCGTGCTGTGTCGCGAGCCCGGCTACCGGGCGCTGTTCGCCACGGCCCCGGCCGTGCGGGGCGCGCAGTGA
- a CDS encoding SDR family oxidoreductase gives MGTHFLTGAGSGIGAAVAELLCGRGEQLWLLARDESAAARLRERFPGSRTVAADLAEPAALAGALAAAALPERIDSLLHVAGVADYGPVADSAAAQWAETLAVNLLAPAELTRLLLPAVRTARGHVVFLNSGAGLHAPPGLAAYAASKFALKALAESLRAEEHVHRVRVTTVFPGEVDTPMQRRLHERFGMAYDAAAYLSPRSVAAAVATVLDHPHDGTLSDLMIRPNG, from the coding sequence ATGGGAACGCACTTCCTCACCGGCGCGGGCTCCGGCATCGGCGCGGCGGTCGCCGAACTGCTCTGCGGGCGGGGCGAACAGCTCTGGCTGCTGGCCCGGGACGAGAGCGCCGCGGCCCGGCTGCGGGAGCGCTTCCCCGGCAGCCGGACCGTCGCCGCCGACCTGGCCGAACCGGCCGCGCTGGCCGGCGCGCTGGCGGCCGCGGCGCTCCCCGAGCGGATCGACTCGCTGCTGCACGTGGCCGGGGTGGCGGACTACGGACCGGTCGCCGACAGCGCCGCCGCGCAGTGGGCGGAGACCCTCGCCGTCAACCTGCTCGCGCCCGCCGAACTGACCCGGCTGCTGCTGCCCGCGGTGCGGACCGCCCGCGGCCACGTGGTGTTCCTGAACTCCGGCGCCGGCCTGCACGCCCCGCCCGGCCTCGCCGCCTACGCGGCGTCCAAGTTCGCGCTGAAGGCGCTCGCGGAGTCCCTCCGCGCGGAGGAGCACGTCCACCGGGTGCGGGTCACCACCGTCTTCCCCGGCGAGGTCGACACCCCGATGCAGCGGCGGCTGCACGAGCGGTTCGGCATGGCGTACGACGCGGCCGCGTACCTGTCGCCGCGCTCGGTCGCAGCGGCGGTCGCCACGGTGCTGGACCATCCGCACGACGGGACGCTCAGCGACCTGATGATCCGCCCGAACGGCTGA
- a CDS encoding carbohydrate ABC transporter permease, giving the protein MTPAAGAPARRLRGLTLSWGLALALAAVLVPFYWLAVAATRSSAEIFGSPPPLTPGGHLTANLRNLQEHAHFGRVVLNSLAIAAVYTLGAGTVCTLAGYAFAKYRFTGRNTLFGLLMLGLVVPAQVTLVPLFQLMADLRWLNTYQAVVLPNLALPFGIFLMRQSMGALPDELLDSGRVDGCGELRLFLKVVLPPMRPALAALGIFLFLFQWNDFVWPLIVLRDSDSLTIPVALASLKGVTDTDYGAILAGTAIAALPVAAVFLTLQRHFVSGLLAGAVKE; this is encoded by the coding sequence ATGACACCCGCCGCCGGCGCCCCCGCCCGCCGCCTGCGCGGCCTCACCCTCAGCTGGGGCCTGGCCCTCGCCCTCGCCGCCGTGCTGGTGCCGTTCTACTGGCTGGCCGTCGCCGCCACCCGCAGCAGCGCCGAGATCTTCGGCTCCCCGCCGCCGCTCACCCCCGGCGGCCACCTGACGGCCAACCTGCGGAATCTGCAGGAGCACGCGCACTTCGGCCGGGTGGTGCTCAACTCCCTCGCCATCGCCGCCGTCTACACCCTCGGCGCGGGCACCGTGTGCACGCTGGCCGGCTACGCCTTCGCCAAGTACCGCTTCACCGGCCGCAACACGCTGTTCGGCCTGCTGATGCTCGGCCTGGTCGTCCCCGCCCAGGTCACCCTCGTCCCGCTGTTCCAACTGATGGCCGACCTGCGCTGGCTGAACACCTACCAGGCCGTCGTGCTGCCCAACCTGGCCCTGCCGTTCGGGATCTTCCTGATGCGCCAGTCGATGGGCGCCCTCCCCGACGAACTGCTCGACTCCGGACGCGTCGACGGCTGCGGCGAACTGCGGCTGTTCCTCAAGGTGGTGCTGCCGCCGATGCGGCCCGCGCTCGCCGCACTCGGCATCTTCCTGTTCCTGTTCCAGTGGAACGACTTCGTCTGGCCGCTGATCGTGCTCCGGGACAGCGACTCGCTCACCATCCCCGTCGCGCTCGCCTCGCTCAAGGGCGTCACCGACACCGACTACGGCGCGATCCTGGCCGGCACCGCCATCGCCGCGCTCCCCGTCGCGGCCGTCTTCCTCACCCTGCAGCGCCACTTCGTCTCCGGCCTGCTGGCCGGCGCCGTCAAGGAGTAA